The DNA window CGGCCTGTATACGGATCAGCTGACCAGTCGCGATGGGGACGTCACCTTTTTGCGGTTCAGCAAGCCGATCGTGACGGATGAGCACCTGCAGCAGCTGCACGCCTTCCCGAAGTTGAATTACCTGGCGATTCTCTCTCCCCTGGTGACCGACGCCGGATTGGAACCGCTGCGGGACCTGCCGGAACTCGATACGCTCCTGCTGTCGGAGTCCGGCATAACCGATGCAGGGCTGGAGCAGCTGGCGTCGCTCCAAAAACTGGAACGTCTTTACCTGGCGAATACACAGATCACTGACGCCGGACTGAAAAAACTGGCGGCCCTGCCACAGCTCAAAACGCTGTCGCTGGAACATACGGCTATCACCGACGCGGGCCTGGCCGAGCTGAAAGCGCTGCCCCAGCTGGAAACGTTGCTGCTCAGCCATACGCAAATCACCGACGCCGGGCTATCGCATCTGGCCGCTCTGCCGCAGCTGAAACTACTGTTCCTGTCCGGCACGGCCGTCACCGGTGGTGACGGCGAATGGCTCCGACCGCTGGAGAAATTAGAGCACCTGGGCCTGACGAAAACGGCCATCAACGATGCGTCCCTGGCCCGCCTGGCAGCGCCCGTTACGCTCAAGGAGCTGCTGCTGTACGGCAACGACCTGTCCCCGGCAGCCGTCGCCCAGCTGCGGCAGCGGTTGCCCAAAACGGGCGTGCATACGGGCGAGCAGGCCGCGACACTGCAGTCGACTGCACCCTCGCCGGCCAACGACTCCGACGCGCCGCCCGCTCCGGCGATATCTACCCTGCAGCCGCCGATTGAAACGCGGCTGGCCGGGAATGAGATTCCCGACTTCCAACGGCATGTGGTCCCGCTGCTGGGCCGGCTGGGCTGCAACGGCAGGGCCTGTCACGGCTCGTTCCAGGGGCAAGGCGGCTTTCGGCTGTCGATGTTCGGTTACGACTTTGACATGGACCATGAGAACCTGTCGCTCCGCCTCGACCTGGATCATCCAGCCGACAGCCTGATCCTGCACAAGCCGACTTCCGCCGACGACCATGGCGGCGGCCTGCGACTGCCGCCGGGTGGATGGGAGCAGCAACTGCTGGCCCGCTGGATCGCAGGCGGAGCGCCCAACCGGCCCGCTACGGCCCCGCAGTTTGAACGGTTGGAAATCACCCCTGGCGAATTGCTGTTCCAGCAGCCGGGCGACACCGTTCAATTGCAGGCGATCGCCGTCTGGTCGGACGGCTCCCGTGAGAACGTGACCGCCTTGACCCGCTTCCAGACAAACGACGAAGCGGTCGCGGTCGTCTCGCCCGCAGGGCTGGTCCGCAGCGTCGGCCCGGGCGACACGCACATTATCTCCTTTTACGATAACGGCATTATCGGCACGCCCGCCTTGCTGCCTTTCTCGCAGCTGACCGGCGACAAGTTCCCGCAGGTTCCCACGCCGACGCGGATCGATGAGTTGGTCGTCGCCAAGCTGGCCAAGCTGGGCGTCCCGCCGTCGGACCTGTCGACGGATGAGGAGTTCCTGCGGCGCGTCAGCATCGACATGATCGGCACGCTGCCGACGCCGGCGGAGATCGCCGCGTTTGTCGCCGATACGTCCCCTGACAAACGGGCCCGGAAAATCGACGAGCTGCTGGAACGGCCCGAATACGTCACCTGGTGGACGACCCGTCTGTGCGATCTGACCGGTGCCAACGCCGGCTACCTGGGCGGCACTGAAATGGCCAGCGTGGTCGCCGCCCAGTGGCGGGAATGGCTGACCGGCCGCGTCCGCGACAACGACGGCTGGGACAAGATCGTCGCCGGCATTGTGCTGGCCAGCAGTCGCGGCGAACAGCCTTACCCGGAGTACATCGCCGAACAGAGCACGTTCACCGACAAGAAAGATCCGATCGACTATGCCGCATCGCAGCAGATGCCGCACTACTGGTATCGCAGCAACCAGGGGCAGCCGGCTGAAAAGGCGCTGGCCTTCGGCTACACGTTCCTGGGCGTCCGGCTGGAATGTGCACAGTGCCACAAGCATCCGTTCGATCAATGGTCGCAGAACGACTTTGAGCAGTTCACCGAAGTTTTCTCCCGCATCAAAAGCGGAGTCGCTCCGGAATCGGTCGGCTACCAGAACTATCTCAAAGAGATGCTGGGCGTACCCGACAAGCTGAACACGGCCGCGACCCGGCGGGGGACGTACCTCCGCATTGCCGCCGAGGGGCGCCCCATTCCCTGGAACGAAGTCTACATCGCCGCTCCTGGCCCCAAGCCGCAGCCGGGCAAGTTGCTGGGCGACGTGGAAGTCGATCTCAACCAGTACGCGGATCCTCGCCAGCCGTTGATGGAATGGCTGCTGAACGAGCCCAATCATTACTTCGCCAAGGCCTTTGTGAACCGGATCTGGGCCAGTTATTTCAATGTCGGCGTGATCCACCCGGCCGACGACCTGAATCTGGCCAATCCGCCCAGCAACAAGCCGCTGCTGGACTGGCTGACGGCCGACTTTATCGAGCATGGCTACGACATGAAACGGCTGCATCGCACGATCGCGAACAGCCGCACCTATCAGCTCAGCTGGCGTCATAACGCAACCAACCAGAACGACGAACGGAATTTCAGCCGGGCCGTGATTCGTCGCTTGCCGGCCGAGGTCGCCGTCGACGCCCTGCAGCAGGCGACCGCCGCCGACCTGTCGCCGGAGAAACTCCTGGCCGGCATGGCGAAGCGGACCATTGGCCTGGATCCGCGATCCTACCAGGCGCGCACGCTGGACTACTCGCTGCAGATCTTTGGTAAGCCGCTACGAACCACCAACTGCGACTGCGAACGGCAGGGCGATCCCACGCTGCTGCAGTCGCTTTATGTGCGGAACGATTCGGACCTCGTCAAACTGTTCGACCGGCCCGACGGCTGGCTGGCCGAACAGTCCCGCCAGTTCCCGGCGGCGGGCGCCAAGGCAGCGAAGAGCGACGGGGATCAGTCCAAGCAGGACGACGCCCAGGTCGTGAGCGACGAAGTCCTGGAAGACGCCATCGCCCAGGCGTACCTGCGCACGGTCTCCCGCCAGCCGACCTCGCAGGAACTGACCGACTGTCGAGAGTTCCTGCGCGCCTCGACCAGTCCGGCCGAAGGCCTACGCGATGTGCTCTGGGCATTGCTGAACACGCAGGAATTCATCACGAATCATTAGCCCTACAAGTCACCCGGTTCTAACGGGATTTTTAAAGGGAACACGACCATGCGAGCGAAATTTTGCGACGGTCTCACGCGACG is part of the Lignipirellula cremea genome and encodes:
- a CDS encoding DUF1549 domain-containing protein; amino-acid sequence: MRYLKLLSLSIACFLLAGAVAQAAAPAAEETPQQAAFNAIRGLYTDQLTSRDGDVTFLRFSKPIVTDEHLQQLHAFPKLNYLAILSPLVTDAGLEPLRDLPELDTLLLSESGITDAGLEQLASLQKLERLYLANTQITDAGLKKLAALPQLKTLSLEHTAITDAGLAELKALPQLETLLLSHTQITDAGLSHLAALPQLKLLFLSGTAVTGGDGEWLRPLEKLEHLGLTKTAINDASLARLAAPVTLKELLLYGNDLSPAAVAQLRQRLPKTGVHTGEQAATLQSTAPSPANDSDAPPAPAISTLQPPIETRLAGNEIPDFQRHVVPLLGRLGCNGRACHGSFQGQGGFRLSMFGYDFDMDHENLSLRLDLDHPADSLILHKPTSADDHGGGLRLPPGGWEQQLLARWIAGGAPNRPATAPQFERLEITPGELLFQQPGDTVQLQAIAVWSDGSRENVTALTRFQTNDEAVAVVSPAGLVRSVGPGDTHIISFYDNGIIGTPALLPFSQLTGDKFPQVPTPTRIDELVVAKLAKLGVPPSDLSTDEEFLRRVSIDMIGTLPTPAEIAAFVADTSPDKRARKIDELLERPEYVTWWTTRLCDLTGANAGYLGGTEMASVVAAQWREWLTGRVRDNDGWDKIVAGIVLASSRGEQPYPEYIAEQSTFTDKKDPIDYAASQQMPHYWYRSNQGQPAEKALAFGYTFLGVRLECAQCHKHPFDQWSQNDFEQFTEVFSRIKSGVAPESVGYQNYLKEMLGVPDKLNTAATRRGTYLRIAAEGRPIPWNEVYIAAPGPKPQPGKLLGDVEVDLNQYADPRQPLMEWLLNEPNHYFAKAFVNRIWASYFNVGVIHPADDLNLANPPSNKPLLDWLTADFIEHGYDMKRLHRTIANSRTYQLSWRHNATNQNDERNFSRAVIRRLPAEVAVDALQQATAADLSPEKLLAGMAKRTIGLDPRSYQARTLDYSLQIFGKPLRTTNCDCERQGDPTLLQSLYVRNDSDLVKLFDRPDGWLAEQSRQFPAAGAKAAKSDGDQSKQDDAQVVSDEVLEDAIAQAYLRTVSRQPTSQELTDCREFLRASTSPAEGLRDVLWALLNTQEFITNH